Proteins found in one Corynebacterium canis genomic segment:
- a CDS encoding ABC transporter ATP-binding protein, with protein MKADALAPASFRESRRYLSTLPARPNWQWWLVTTLVFGVVIVSMVGSSTLLGRSVDEVENPRRFITMLVIVAVAMLIETACRAYAGYLLQSKARMLSVNLRRACLSASLRAPIPQIMELGTGNVITRLTKDIDTTIRVFQAVGVRVVLTVLMFPFTIVALVLIHWSYSLVFAVLACFMYPAVKQVTREMPEASNIVSSQEAQRNNLLLDTIRGLPTIRALNLQDWATRRMETASWNAVQAYSNRIPLITRLLGYANLAYGFLTLSCLALSTWMAYHGHISVGEASAAVILVSRMEIHVFNVLFFAGEIQYGATCLGRAVALAQLNTEQDLPEPEDFLSPPEVQVDNLSYAYPGGSPILSGLTLTFAAGTTTALVGASGAGKSTLAALIAGLQRPSAGAVRIGGVDTRSVPDTWTARQVSMISQQVHLFSGTLRDDLRMAAPVDDATLIDALTAVGLHGAMFERWLPHGLDTQIGAGAEELAPEVQQQIALARVILKDPPVLIMDEATSEAGSENALVLERAATHVARGRTSLVVAHRLDQVMVADRIILMEEGRIVEDGTHEELLAAGGKYANLFERWNNPVQK; from the coding sequence ATGAAGGCTGATGCCCTGGCCCCGGCGTCATTTCGCGAGTCGAGGCGCTACCTGTCCACGCTGCCCGCCCGCCCGAACTGGCAGTGGTGGCTGGTCACCACCCTGGTGTTCGGCGTGGTGATCGTCTCTATGGTCGGTTCCTCCACCTTGCTGGGCCGCAGCGTGGACGAGGTGGAAAACCCGCGTCGGTTTATCACCATGCTGGTGATCGTGGCGGTGGCCATGTTGATCGAAACGGCCTGCCGCGCGTATGCGGGCTATTTGCTGCAATCGAAGGCGCGGATGCTGAGCGTGAATCTGCGCCGCGCCTGCTTGTCGGCTTCGCTGCGGGCCCCGATCCCGCAGATCATGGAGTTGGGCACGGGCAATGTGATTACCCGCCTGACCAAGGACATCGATACCACCATCCGCGTGTTTCAGGCCGTCGGCGTGCGCGTGGTGCTTACGGTTTTGATGTTCCCCTTTACCATCGTCGCGCTGGTGCTGATCCACTGGTCTTATAGCCTGGTGTTCGCCGTGTTGGCGTGCTTTATGTATCCGGCGGTCAAGCAGGTCACCCGCGAAATGCCGGAGGCCTCGAACATTGTTTCGTCCCAGGAGGCGCAGCGCAATAATCTGCTGTTGGATACCATTCGCGGCCTGCCCACCATTCGCGCCCTGAACCTGCAGGATTGGGCGACGCGCCGCATGGAAACGGCGAGCTGGAACGCGGTGCAAGCGTATTCGAATCGCATTCCGCTGATCACCCGCCTGCTCGGCTACGCTAATTTGGCGTATGGCTTCCTTACCTTGAGCTGTTTGGCGTTGTCCACGTGGATGGCGTATCACGGCCATATTTCGGTGGGCGAGGCGAGCGCGGCGGTGATCCTGGTGAGCCGCATGGAGATCCACGTGTTTAACGTGCTGTTTTTCGCCGGTGAGATCCAGTACGGGGCGACGTGTTTGGGCCGCGCGGTGGCCTTGGCGCAGCTGAATACCGAGCAAGATTTGCCGGAGCCGGAGGATTTCCTTTCCCCGCCGGAGGTGCAGGTGGATAACCTGTCCTACGCGTACCCGGGCGGTTCCCCGATCCTCAGCGGGTTAACACTGACGTTCGCAGCGGGTACGACCACGGCCCTGGTGGGCGCTTCGGGAGCCGGCAAGTCGACGTTGGCGGCGTTGATTGCGGGGTTGCAGCGGCCGTCGGCTGGGGCGGTGCGCATCGGGGGCGTCGATACGCGAAGTGTGCCGGATACGTGGACGGCGCGTCAGGTGTCAATGATCAGCCAGCAAGTGCACCTGTTTTCGGGGACGTTGCGCGACGATCTGCGCATGGCCGCCCCAGTAGACGACGCCACGCTTATCGACGCCCTGACAGCGGTAGGCTTGCACGGCGCTATGTTCGAACGCTGGTTGCCACACGGGCTGGACACCCAGATCGGCGCCGGTGCGGAAGAGCTCGCCCCGGAGGTGCAGCAGCAAATCGCGCTGGCCCGCGTCATTCTGAAAGACCCGCCGGTATTGATCATGGACGAGGCCACCAGCGAAGCCGGCTCCGAAAACGCGCTGGTGCTGGAGCGGGCGGCCACGCATGTGGCGCGCGGCCGAACCTCGCTGGTGGTGGCGCACCGCCTGGATCAGGTGATGGTCGCGGACCGCATCATTTTGATGGAGGAGGGGCGCATCGTGGAGGATGGCACCCACGAAGAATTGCTGGCCGCGGGCGGAAAGTACGCGAACCTCTTCGAGCGCTGGAATAATCCGGTACAAAAGTAG
- a CDS encoding ABC transporter transmembrane domain-containing protein, whose product MKYRRLPTWSWAVPADPPAEQPVLKSVKTPFSLAWSMLWAHPLIAFLGALFSMLHPMLGAVFSKILGSTTDYVFGQASLEAVLWPSVILASLLTVSWLIEATADALTSTGNVRTVHSLRLVLTRLLMRGAPRTLTPGEVLNTVDEDSTQLGDLKEILNFPMMMLGFLIASALVLVPISAKLAVLLPLGGAATAWVSSLTAKPISRVSGQRREAESAAVSLATDFAQGSRVVKGMGAVQTSEERFDAATDRSLTYMLADARMVGYTYFVRQIVPVLFIIAILAYAAYLLLQGEISRGDLVTITLLVPPSLQVMGFALGFLTEFWARGTASAERVLHLTGDVRGAEAEPTAAEVALPAVGLEVWAPQSSAGREAARRRALSLVAHHGALFPPHAVSVFEGTLADNVGSGPGLQAASCDDIIRRLGGYGPNGELPDAPIGEAGLNLSGGQRQRVALARVLVMDPELLILDEPTTGLDAVTLHNVATRTAALRKDRRTVVITTSRAWRAVADRVLEDEELFDEG is encoded by the coding sequence GTGAAATACAGACGTTTGCCCACGTGGTCGTGGGCTGTTCCAGCGGATCCGCCGGCGGAGCAGCCGGTGTTGAAGTCGGTGAAAACCCCGTTTTCACTGGCCTGGTCGATGTTGTGGGCGCACCCGCTGATCGCTTTCCTGGGTGCGTTGTTTTCTATGCTCCACCCCATGCTTGGCGCGGTGTTTTCCAAGATTCTCGGCTCCACCACTGATTATGTTTTTGGCCAAGCTTCCCTCGAGGCGGTGTTGTGGCCGTCGGTGATCTTGGCTTCGTTGTTAACGGTATCCTGGCTGATCGAGGCCACGGCGGACGCGTTGACTTCTACGGGAAATGTGCGCACGGTCCATTCGTTGCGGTTGGTTTTGACCCGTCTTCTTATGCGCGGCGCCCCTCGGACGCTGACTCCCGGCGAGGTGCTGAACACCGTCGATGAGGATTCCACGCAGCTCGGCGATCTGAAGGAGATTTTGAATTTCCCGATGATGATGCTGGGTTTCCTGATTGCGTCCGCCCTGGTCCTCGTCCCTATTTCGGCGAAGTTGGCGGTGTTGTTGCCGCTGGGTGGCGCCGCCACCGCCTGGGTTTCGTCGTTGACGGCGAAGCCGATTTCGCGGGTGTCGGGGCAGCGCCGTGAGGCGGAGTCCGCGGCGGTGTCGTTGGCTACTGATTTTGCGCAGGGCAGCCGGGTGGTCAAGGGCATGGGCGCGGTGCAAACGAGCGAGGAGCGTTTCGATGCCGCTACCGACCGCTCCCTGACCTATATGCTCGCCGATGCGCGCATGGTGGGCTACACCTATTTTGTCCGCCAGATCGTCCCGGTGTTGTTTATTATTGCGATTTTGGCGTATGCGGCGTATTTGCTGTTGCAGGGCGAGATTTCGCGCGGCGACCTGGTGACCATTACCTTGTTGGTGCCGCCTTCGTTGCAGGTCATGGGTTTTGCCTTGGGCTTTTTAACGGAGTTTTGGGCCCGCGGGACAGCTTCCGCCGAGCGGGTGCTGCATTTGACTGGTGATGTTCGTGGTGCCGAGGCGGAGCCCACCGCCGCGGAGGTCGCGTTGCCGGCCGTTGGGCTGGAGGTGTGGGCGCCGCAGTCTTCGGCTGGTAGGGAGGCGGCGCGCCGTCGTGCGTTGTCGTTGGTGGCGCATCATGGCGCGTTGTTCCCGCCGCATGCGGTGTCGGTGTTTGAGGGGACGTTGGCGGATAATGTGGGTTCCGGCCCGGGTTTGCAGGCCGCGAGCTGTGATGACATTATTCGGCGCTTGGGCGGCTACGGCCCGAACGGGGAGCTTCCCGACGCCCCGATCGGCGAGGCTGGCTTGAACCTTTCGGGCGGCCAGCGGCAGCGCGTGGCCCTGGCGCGCGTGTTGGTGATGGATCCGGAGCTGCTGATCCTGGACGAGCCGACCACGGGCCTGGATGCCGTGACCTTGCACAATGTGGCTACCCGCACCGCCGCGTTGCGCAAAGATCGCCGCACGGTGGTAATTACCACCTCCCGGGCGTGGCGTGCGGTGGCGGATCGGGTGTTGGAAGACGAGGAGTTGTTCGATGAAGGCTGA
- a CDS encoding carbohydrate-binding domain-containing protein, whose translation MKLTKKLATLAATALLLAACGSQTTETSTQSIALASSTSDAREANNTSDGVSADSWKAGDAVDVPADGKITEGGVYRVTGTHSQGLTVAAPDDALVVLMFDNAKVSASEGAAINITSAKDVVFHLTGQNSLTGASSQSEDDEINAAVHADADITIDGDGSLTVTSEHADGFTTTDDLNLKSGNLTVSAGADGIRGKDSVVITGGTVTVTAGDDGIVSDQDQSEDRGIIDVLGGSLTVSAGGDALQAATDVILTGGDAKLTTTGDDKAHGINAGVLAIIDGANIDATVTGDGVNSNGNAQLVSGSLTVNAEDDGVIAANTASFTGATVKIENSVEAVEAANVVVDEGEIELHSTDDGINASTDTGETPALTINGGTLNIYSATDGLDSNGTLTINGGTTTIYGPSVSANGAIDVDGTYEFNGGALIAIGRSDMPRNPDSGQGWLEHQGNFAAGTEVSVTSADGEVIASITPDEQSTTLFVSTPDIKNGQSYTITAGGSETTVTAGENASGFGAGPGGMGGQPPMGEPPAMPQ comes from the coding sequence ATGAAACTCACAAAGAAACTCGCGACCCTGGCCGCAACCGCATTGCTTCTCGCAGCGTGCGGCAGCCAAACCACCGAAACCTCCACGCAGAGCATCGCCCTCGCGTCGTCGACAAGCGATGCCCGGGAGGCGAACAATACCTCCGATGGAGTATCCGCCGATTCGTGGAAGGCGGGTGACGCCGTCGATGTGCCAGCCGACGGCAAGATCACGGAAGGGGGTGTGTATCGCGTCACCGGCACGCATAGCCAAGGCCTGACCGTCGCAGCGCCGGACGATGCGCTGGTAGTGCTGATGTTCGATAATGCGAAAGTTTCTGCGAGCGAAGGTGCGGCCATTAATATCACCTCCGCCAAAGACGTGGTATTCCACCTCACGGGACAAAACTCCCTCACGGGCGCCAGCAGCCAATCCGAAGACGACGAGATCAATGCCGCAGTCCACGCCGACGCCGACATCACCATCGACGGCGATGGATCGCTCACCGTCACGTCCGAACATGCGGACGGTTTCACCACCACCGATGACCTAAACCTCAAATCCGGCAACCTCACCGTCTCGGCCGGGGCCGATGGCATCCGCGGCAAAGACTCGGTGGTGATCACCGGCGGCACCGTCACAGTCACGGCGGGCGACGACGGCATCGTCTCCGACCAAGATCAAAGCGAAGACCGGGGAATCATCGACGTTCTCGGAGGCTCCCTGACAGTTTCCGCAGGTGGCGACGCCCTGCAAGCCGCCACCGATGTGATCCTGACCGGCGGCGACGCCAAGCTCACCACCACGGGCGACGACAAAGCCCACGGAATCAACGCCGGAGTCCTTGCGATCATCGACGGTGCGAACATAGATGCGACTGTAACCGGCGATGGGGTGAACTCCAACGGCAACGCCCAACTCGTGTCCGGTTCCCTGACGGTCAATGCGGAAGACGACGGCGTGATCGCCGCCAATACCGCATCCTTTACCGGTGCCACCGTGAAGATCGAAAACTCCGTCGAAGCTGTCGAGGCCGCAAATGTGGTCGTGGACGAAGGCGAGATCGAATTGCACTCCACCGATGACGGCATCAATGCCTCCACCGATACCGGCGAAACCCCGGCGCTCACCATCAATGGCGGCACATTGAACATCTATTCGGCCACCGACGGGTTGGATTCCAATGGCACGCTCACCATTAACGGTGGTACGACCACGATCTATGGGCCGAGCGTCTCCGCGAATGGCGCCATCGATGTCGACGGTACATACGAATTCAATGGCGGCGCGCTCATCGCCATCGGGCGTTCCGACATGCCCCGCAACCCCGATAGCGGCCAAGGTTGGCTCGAGCACCAGGGAAACTTCGCAGCTGGGACTGAGGTTTCGGTGACTTCGGCCGATGGGGAAGTGATCGCCAGCATCACTCCCGACGAGCAATCCACAACTTTGTTCGTCTCGACGCCCGACATCAAGAACGGCCAAAGCTACACGATCACCGCCGGTGGTTCGGAAACTACCGTCACGGCGGGTGAGAACGCCAGCGGCTTCGGGGCTGGTCCGGGTGGCATGGGTGGCCAGCCTCCGATGGGTGAACCCCCGGCCATGCCGCAATAG
- a CDS encoding polyphosphate polymerase domain-containing protein has protein sequence MIIRNDFRAISLPELLERASMLTRVDRKYCLHADEVERAVRNLDPATQVLEIGGSRLLSYRSVYFDTADFRSYFDAAHHRRIRSKVRQRWYLDTDTAFTEVKQAGPRGNTIKTRRPAHEIGRLSTPHARWIAETTGAQNLTAVIWNSYRRTTLLLPDGSGRATIDTDLAWWDDAGGSLVLPDLVIIETKTHRGNSVFDRELWRCGHRPLRISKFGAGMAALHPEFPRHRWNRTMRRFFQPTISAAT, from the coding sequence GCATGCTCACGCGCGTAGACCGCAAGTATTGCCTGCACGCGGACGAGGTCGAGCGCGCCGTTCGAAACCTTGATCCAGCGACTCAGGTGCTCGAAATCGGCGGTTCGCGGCTCCTTAGCTATCGCTCCGTATATTTCGACACAGCCGATTTCCGCAGCTACTTCGACGCGGCCCACCACCGCCGCATTCGAAGCAAAGTTCGACAACGCTGGTACCTGGACACGGACACGGCCTTCACCGAGGTCAAACAGGCGGGCCCGCGCGGCAACACCATAAAAACCCGACGTCCAGCGCACGAAATAGGCCGCTTATCGACGCCCCACGCGCGCTGGATTGCGGAAACCACCGGCGCCCAGAACCTCACCGCAGTTATCTGGAATTCTTACCGCCGCACCACACTGCTATTGCCCGATGGTTCCGGACGGGCCACCATCGACACCGATCTCGCATGGTGGGACGATGCGGGCGGCTCTCTGGTTCTCCCGGACCTGGTGATCATTGAAACAAAAACCCATCGAGGCAACTCTGTGTTCGATCGAGAATTGTGGCGTTGCGGGCACCGCCCGCTCCGGATTTCAAAGTTCGGTGCCGGGATGGCGGCCCTCCATCCGGAATTCCCGCGACACCGCTGGAATCGCACCATGCGACGCTTTTTCCAACCAACTATCTCCGCTGCAACTTAA